The region TAATTTGCacatcaaaacatataaaaacatttgcagagaagaaaaataaacaactgagcaGAGTGTCAATTGTTCTTTGTAAAGTGAATCCAGCTGTTTTATTGTGCAGATTGTTCACAGAAATGTGATTTTTCTCCTCAAAACCACACGTTAGAAGTCTTGAGTTCCGATAGAAACTTAATTGTGGCTCACTTAGCTGTACTGTCATATTTTCATCATAAAGTCACAGCATACTCGCAAGACTCACGGGCCACTTTTACAAACTAAAAATACTGTCGAATACTGATTTACTTGAAAGTAAACCAAACGTAAATCTATAAACTGTCTTTCATatatttctaattaaaaaaaaaaagttcagcatGACTTTAACTTACATTGAGATGTTTAAAGGGcgagaaaaacaaatcaattccGAATTTGTTCATGCAGCAAAAAGGTacctaaaaaatacagaaaatcaCACCAAAGTAAAAGAAGAGTTAGGGTAAAACATTTGCCATTTTCATCTGTTTGCAGGATTAACACACACTAAAATATCTATTGCAccttttaatgtcaaaatagaTTGTCTTCTAAATAAAGATGTGCAACTTTGGAGAACAGCCAAGAACTAAAAATAAACAGCACAGGAACTCTGGTAACTTGTGAATAAACAACCTTGTGGGAAAGCAACACGGATGGCTCAAATGGGAATGTCAAATTTGGTCCCGTGTTGGTTAGATAGCCCTCTTTTTGTCCAGACCTCTGTGGGAAAGAGGGTGACAGTTGAATGACAGCATTTTGGATGCAGCAACTCGCACCCTGCAAAGAGAACTGGACGTGTATCTCCCCcgctcacttaaaaaaaataaaaaggaggggggagaaaaaagcTGGTATATCAAATCGATCCAATTGGGGTATTCCATAGCATATTCACAGTGACAAAAGTGATGCTGAGCAGATGGGGCAGGGATTGAACATGAACTTATATTTTGCTACTATCTAAGACTCCAACGCACTCATTtaaagtttaactttttttttgtttgtttttttgttactgtGGTTTACCGAGCAGGCTGGACAGGAAGTTGGAGCCCTGACTCTCTCTacgttgcccttctccaacggGGTCCATCTGGCTCAGTTCAGACTGATCCAGCATCTCAAAGTCTTCCACATCAAAGTCCGTGTCCAGCTCTGAGCTGGACTGCTTGCGATAGCTGCGGTGGGCGCCCGCTTTGGGAGGGGCTGGCCTGCGCTGGGCGGAAGCTCGCCGGGGCTGCATGGCACCGACCAGCGCCGCCCGGATCATGTTGCTGGCGATGTCGCCCGCCAGGTTGCCCATCAAGTCGGAGGCGGGCGGAAGGCCGCTGAGGGACGTTTCGCCGTCGACGTCCTCCTGGTCAGAGTCCAGGTGAGCGTCCACGTCCAGCACGGAGGCGCGGTGACTCTGCAGCCCGGACAGAGCCAGACTGGGCAGGCCGATGCTggtgtcgtcgtcgtcgtccatGAGGGTGGCGTCTGGGTTGATGGAAGGGAAGTCCGGGAGATCCTGAGCGAAAGATTCCTCAGCGTCACTGTGTCTGTCTAGATCTgaatagggggaaaaaagacatgaaaacaaaagcattgacagaaagatccatccattttctacagaatgatttagaaaaataatctaattgtgagtttttttcccccctaaataTTGAGATTGCAATTTAATATGTGAAGATTTTTGTCAAGGTCCTCTtcctatgtattttttaatttttaacaaacacccacacacgcacggggaaaacatacagtacaaccACAGGCCCGCAGCACTGTCCAGAAAGGAAGATGAACAATAATAACTCACCCTCGGAACCCTCGGTTAGCGGCGTCTGGCCCCGGGATAAGTTAAATGTCCCATTGTCGGTGTAGGAAATCTCAGCGTCGGAGTGCTCGGAGTCAGTCAGAGCGAGCTCCTTTGCTACGATGACGTCGTCAAACTGGAAGAGACAACAGGTCGCTACTTAAGTCAAGCTTAACACTAAAGCCTGTCAAACAAACTTGCCACTTAAGTGTCATTTTTATAGGTtaacaacacaaacaacaaaaaacggacTATAGTGAAGTCATGAAACTGGAAAGGGCAAcacttgttgcttttttttttccaaatatgttTTGTGCTGACATCAAttacaaatgtacatttttataaaacCGTGACATGGCAAGAGAAGTTTTGATGATGCAGACTGACCGTAGGACAGAAGGCTGCCAACTCCTCCTCGCTGTCACTGCCTTCACTTGAGATGACGCCATGCAGAGGCAAGCGCAGGACTACACGGAACATGCAAGAAAACAAAGTGATGGCTTtcaattttgtgaaaaatggGACCCCTACTGCGGATGGGCTACGTATGACAACGACAAACGATCCTCCTCACATTGGTTGTCAAACGGCTTGGACATCATGTATCCGCAAACGCTGAAGTCCAGTCGCTGCAGGACCGGCTCCAACTTCACAAACACGCGCTGAAAAACCCTGTGGTAGGCCGCCAGGGGCGCCAGGAGCGTCACCAACACTGGACAAGACAGAAAGAGACCATTTGTactcaaatgtttttctttattagCCATAATAGACACAAGGCATTTTGACCCATGCACCACTGCACAGTCAGAGTTTAAAAACATCGGACCAATTTGGCTATCTGCCCGTTTGCCATCACACAGCCGTCTTATCTTTTTTCGCCTCG is a window of Vanacampus margaritifer isolate UIUO_Vmar chromosome 2, RoL_Vmar_1.0, whole genome shotgun sequence DNA encoding:
- the retreg3 gene encoding reticulophagy regulator 3 is translated as MAQTSVMEDVAAAGGAGGKSSSSAAGLRSRPGSSERDAQVRAVKAALQSRLGPYERLLTYLQSVLVWQRPVQCLLLYVLVNVVFWFFALSSLRLLFLAASGLVTVVCVDMWRNKIWPKLRVRNQDESESESWGLVQPGILSVPELCHHVAEAWVSAIVLASNLSQFKRLNPGRFCILTCCLFFSLAVIGRYVPGLVLSYSAVLVTLLAPLAAYHRVFQRVFVKLEPVLQRLDFSVCGYMMSKPFDNQFLRLPLHGVISSEGSDSEEELAAFCPTFDDVIVAKELALTDSEHSDAEISYTDNGTFNLSRGQTPLTEGSEDLDRHSDAEESFAQDLPDFPSINPDATLMDDDDDTSIGLPSLALSGLQSHRASVLDVDAHLDSDQEDVDGETSLSGLPPASDLMGNLAGDIASNMIRAALVGAMQPRRASAQRRPAPPKAGAHRSYRKQSSSELDTDFDVEDFEMLDQSELSQMDPVGEGQRRESQGSNFLSSLLGKPQ